The Bacillus sp. Y1 genome has a window encoding:
- a CDS encoding glycine betaine uptake BCCT transporter yields MKEKKLGSVFYISVVIISLFVLWGLLAPENLTESANAALAFTTGTFGWFYLLAAFIFLVFSAYMAFGPYGKIKLGKDDDEPEYSYFSWFAMLFSAGMGIGLVFWGVAEPITHYIDPPLDLAEGQTAEAARYALRYSFFHWGLHPWAIYCIIALGLAYSQFRKGESGLISSTFRPLLGNRVEGQIGKGIDTFATIATTFGVATSLGLGTLQINSGLSHVLGIPNNTTIQMIIIAIVTILYMVSATTGLDKGIRYLSNLNLGLAVALLLFVIVVGPTSFIFDALTTTIGGYIGNIIPMSFRLSPFTQGTWVGAWTLFYWAWWISWAPFVGTFIARVSKGRTIKEFVLGVLLVPTLFGTIWFSAFGGSALFFELFENKGIVDAVSNDVTTALFITLEQFPLGTILAGLGTLLIITFFITSADSATLVLGMLTSKGVLNPANSTKIIWGVLQSSIAAVLLWSGGLNGLQTASIVAALPFAVIMVLMVVALSKSLNEEVKEQKLIEKRRNKKLDQLLQESDL; encoded by the coding sequence GTGAAGGAGAAAAAACTAGGTTCGGTATTTTACATATCTGTTGTTATCATAAGTTTATTTGTATTATGGGGACTACTCGCACCAGAAAACTTGACAGAGTCTGCCAATGCGGCCCTCGCCTTTACTACGGGGACTTTTGGATGGTTTTATCTATTAGCTGCCTTTATCTTTTTAGTTTTCTCGGCGTACATGGCATTTGGACCATATGGAAAAATCAAGCTTGGGAAGGATGATGATGAGCCCGAATACTCGTACTTTTCATGGTTCGCCATGCTATTTTCTGCAGGTATGGGGATCGGGTTGGTCTTTTGGGGAGTAGCTGAACCAATCACTCATTATATCGATCCCCCGCTTGATTTGGCAGAGGGTCAAACAGCAGAAGCAGCTCGTTATGCGTTACGATACTCCTTTTTCCACTGGGGTCTCCATCCTTGGGCGATTTATTGCATCATTGCCCTTGGACTTGCTTATTCACAGTTTAGAAAAGGAGAGTCTGGACTGATTAGTTCCACCTTCCGTCCTCTACTTGGAAACAGGGTCGAGGGGCAGATTGGAAAAGGAATTGATACATTTGCTACGATCGCAACGACGTTTGGTGTTGCGACTTCTCTAGGATTAGGGACACTTCAAATTAACAGTGGCCTTTCCCATGTATTAGGAATTCCAAACAACACTACGATTCAAATGATCATCATCGCTATTGTCACCATCCTTTATATGGTTTCTGCTACCACAGGACTTGATAAAGGAATTCGTTACTTAAGTAATTTGAATTTAGGATTGGCGGTCGCACTCTTATTATTTGTGATTGTCGTTGGACCCACCTCCTTTATATTTGATGCCTTAACCACTACAATTGGGGGCTACATAGGAAACATCATTCCGATGAGCTTCCGTTTATCTCCTTTTACCCAAGGAACATGGGTTGGTGCCTGGACCCTGTTTTATTGGGCCTGGTGGATATCTTGGGCACCATTTGTTGGAACCTTTATCGCTCGTGTGTCTAAAGGGAGAACCATCAAAGAGTTTGTCCTTGGGGTATTGCTTGTCCCAACCTTATTCGGTACCATTTGGTTTTCAGCTTTTGGCGGCTCTGCTCTTTTCTTTGAGCTTTTTGAAAACAAAGGAATTGTCGATGCGGTGAGCAACGATGTGACAACTGCCCTTTTTATCACCTTAGAGCAATTCCCACTTGGAACCATTTTAGCAGGATTAGGGACATTGTTAATTATTACGTTCTTCATTACCTCTGCTGACTCCGCTACATTAGTGCTTGGAATGCTCACGTCCAAAGGCGTGTTAAATCCCGCGAATTCTACTAAAATCATTTGGGGAGTGCTGCAATCAAGCATTGCTGCGGTGTTATTGTGGAGTGGCGGATTAAATGGACTACAAACCGCCTCGATTGTGGCTGCCCTTCCTTTTGCTGTGATTATGGTATTGATGGTTGTAGCATTGAGTAAGTCATTAAATGAGGAAGTAAAAGAGCAGAAACTGATTGAAAAGCGTCGGAATAAAAAATTAGACCAGCTTTTACAAGAAAGTGATTTATAA